The region TTATGGTGCTGTACCTGCTCAGCTTTATAAACAGCGATGACTTGGGCATGTCCGCCGGTCACTTGCGAGAACTCAGCGTCGGCCTGATTTTATTTGTGATCACCTTGTTGATTGGGCGTGAGCTTAACCTCGAGCTGTTTGCCCGGCTGGTAACCCTGAGCGTGACGATGACCTGCGTGATGGCGATGTTTTCCAGCAAGTATCAGGATCAGGGACGTGCCGCCGGCCTGCTGGAAGACCCGAACGCTTTTGCCCTGTTGATCGCCTTCGCCGTGCCCATGGGCCTGCTGCTGCTAATCCGCAGTCCGAACCTAATACACCGTTTGTTCTGGGGCGGGTGCTGTCTGCTGCTGCTGGGCGGCATGACCAAGACCGAATCGCGTTCTGGGCTCGTGGTGCTGTTTTTGAGCCTGCTGATCGGGGCCTGGCACTACCGCGCGCAATTGCCGCGAATTCGCCCGCGGCACCTGGGGTTTGCCATGCTCGGCCTGGCCATTGTGATTCCGCTGGCGATCTATGCCATGCCGGCGGGTTACATCGCGCGCATCCAGTCATTGAGTGTGCTCAGTGCCGGCGCCAAGGGGCACGACGATGAATCCCTGGGCCGTCGCGCTTCGTACATTGTGGTTGGCACCCAAATGATCCGCGAGAACCCGCTTCTGGGCTCCGGCCCCGGCACCTTCCCGTTGCATTACGCCACCACCGGTTACGCCAAGGCCTTTTCCGCCAACCGCAAAGTCGGTGACTTGTACCGCCGCGCCCACAACACTTACCTGGAGATTTTCAGCGAACTGGGGATCCCGGCCGGTCTGCTGTTTGTGGGCATGCTCGCGCTGGGGTTGTACAACCTGATGTGCGCCCGCCGTGCCTGGCTGCTACGACGCAACGGCGAGCAGGCTGACCTGATGACCCACCTGGGCATGAGCTTCCTGGCGCTGACACTGTTTTTGATGTTCCTCAGCGCCCCGAACCAGAAGTACGTGTGGATCATGCTCGCCCTCTCCAGCATCCTGCGCCTTAAGGCGCAAGAAGCGCCGCTGCCAGAGGTCAAGGCATGAGTCGAATCAGCATCGTGATACCGATGTTCAATGAGTCCCGGCACATTGCTCGCACCTTACGGTCGTTAGAACGCGCGGCCGACGCGGCAGGTCTGGAATGTGAGTTGATCGTGGTCGATAACGGTTCCAACGATGAGGGTCCGCAGATCGCTCGTCAGTTCGGCGCTCAGGTGTTGATCCTGCCCGGTTTGTCGATTGGCGCCTTGCGCAATCGCGGTGCATCACTGGCAAGGGGTGATTGGCTAGCGTTTATCGATGCCGACATCGAAATGCCAGAGAACTGGTTGACGCTGCTGCTGGAGCTGGAAAGCACGGCCCATGCCGATATTTTCGCACTCGACCTGCACACCCCGGCCGAAGCACCGTGGTTCGCCAAAGCCTGGCAACTGCGCACCTTGCGTCCGACCAGCCATACCCTGCACCCAACACAGTGGCTACCCAGTGCCAACCTGTTGATGCGCCGCGAGTGGTTCCTTCGGGTCGACGGTTTCGACGACAGCCTGCGTACCGGCGAAGATAAAGAATTCACCATGCGCTTGAGCGACGCCGGCGCACGGCTGCTCGCCGTCAACGAAAGCGTCGCCCTGCACTGGGGCTATGAAAACAGTTGGCGTGAGTGGATGGGCAAGGAAATGTGGCGCCAGGGCAGTCACCTGCAATTGCTGCGCACCCACGGCGTGAACCTGCGCCTGTTGCGCTTCCCGATGCTGTCGATTGGCGCCTGGGTCCTGGATTTCATGGCGATTTGCGCCCTCGCTGACGGTCTGCTCCACTGCGCTGTATTGCTGTTGCTGCTCACCAGCCTACCGCCGCTGGTTCTGAGCCTGCGCCAGAGTTTGAAGCACCACGACATCCGCCTGACGCTGCAATTGTGGAGCCTGCATGCATTGCGTCTGCATCTGGCGGGCGTTGCGCTGATGCTCAGCCTGTGTCATTGGAATGCCAGGAGGCCTGCCCGTGGCTGAATACATTTTCTGGTTGTGCCTGCTGTTACCGGCGTATGCCTACCTCGGCTATCCGTTGCTGTTAACACTGCTGACGCCGTTGTTTGCTAAACGACAATACGGCCCGGCAGCGCCGCTGAACATCAGCATCGTGATCGCCGCGCACAACGAAGCGCGCCACATCGAACATAAACTGCGCAGCCTGCTTGCCCAGGATTACCAGTGCGCCTCGCTGCAAATCATTCTGGCCAGCGATGGCTCGACCGATGACACCGTGGCCTGCGCGTACAAAGTCATCGACCCGCGTATCAGCGTGATCGACCTGCCGCGCCAGGGTAAAGCCGCGACCTTGAACACCGGCGTGGCGTTAAGCACGGGCGACATTCTGGTATTCACCGACGCCGACAATCAGTGGTCGCGCGAGACCCTCGGTCACTTGCTCGCGCCCCTGAACGATCCGCAGGTGGGAGCCTGTGCCGGGCACATGCTGATTCCGGTGACCGGCAAGGGCCTGAGCATCGGCGACAGCCTCTATCGGCATTACGAAGGCTGGTTGCGGCGAGTGGAAAACCGCACCGGCTGCATGGTCTCCGCCGACGGCGCCCTGCTGGCCCTGCGGCGCGAGTTGTTCCAGAACGTGCCGGCACAGGTCAACGATGACTTTTTCATCAGTACCTGCGCGCCGGTGGCGTTCAAACGCATCATCTACGTGCCCGAGGCACAAGTGATTGATCACGGTGTGGACGACGCCGACAAACAATTTCGCCGGCGCCTACGTGTCACCGTCGGCGGGCTGCAAAGCCTGGCCCAGCGCCGCGAGTTGCTTAACCCGCGGCGCCATGGGCTGTATGCCATCGCACTAATCAGTCACAAGCTGATCCGCCGCCTCGCGCCGATCCTGTTGTTGCCGTTGTTGCTGAGTAATTTCTGGCTGTGGGGAGCGCACGGTTTCTATCGGCTGAGCCTGGTGGCACAACTGCTCGGCTACGCGGTAGCGATCGCCGGCCTGCTGGATTCACAACACCGTTTACCGAAACCCTTTCGCCTGGCCGCGTTTGTGCTGGTGACCCTGGCGGGGATGAGCATTGGCCTGTGGCAGTTTCTGCGAGGGCGTCGCTACAGCCAATGGAACCCTGAACAAAACCGTTGAGAGGACAGTGCGATGCCGATCAAGCAATTGTTAAAGCGAACCAGTGGTTGGTTGTACCTGAACTCGCCAGTGGGACGTCATCAACTGCAGGGCGCCGGAGTCATCCTGATGTTGCATCGGGTGCTGGCCAATGATCGCGCCGCCGACCTCCCGCACCGTAATGAGTTATGTGTCGGACCTGAGGCGTTCGAAAACCTGTTGTTGTGGCTTAAAAAACACTTCGAGTGCGTGCCGCTGATGGACATCTTGCAGCCTGCGGCACTGCGCTCCGAGCGACCCAAAGTAGCCCTGACGTTCGATGACGGCTGGCGCGACAACGCCTCGAACGCCTTTCCTCTGCTACACAAACATCAGGTGCCGGCGAGCATTTTCCTCTCCACCGACTTCATCGGCAGCCGCCAGCGCTTCTGGTGGGAAAGCCTGGGCGAAACCCTCTGGGAAAGCCATGGTAAAAAAGCCCGGACGCACCTGATCGAATGCCTGCATCAAGCCGGCCGCCCCCTGCCGGTACTGCTCGATGACCTGGACCTGAACCGGCGCAGCCTGGCGCTGCTGTGTTACCTGCAAAGCCTGAAAACCCTGGCGCCTGAGGTACTTGACCAACTGAGCAGTGAATGCCCTAAAGAGTCGCAGCCTCAGGCCCTGGACTGGCAGCAAGTCCGTGCGCTGGAGGCCTCCGGCCTGGTGCGCTTCGGCGCCCACGGTGCGAGCCATGCGATCCTCACCGGACTTGACGACCAACGCCTGGACGAAGAACTGAGCCGCAGCAGCGATGCTTTGCTCAACGGCTGCAACCAGCCGCTGCCGGTTTACTGCTACCCCAATGGCGATCATGACGCACGGGTTCGACAACACGTGGCCGCCCACAACTTTCCGTTCGCACTGGGGACCGGCACCGGGATTTACCGGGGCAACGATGACCCGCTGGCGTTGCCCCGCTTCGGTGTCAGCCAGCGCACCGCGCGAAATCCGCAGCTGCTGTCCTGGCGCATCTATCGCGGAAGCAGGCCATGAGTCGCAGTCACTACCTAAAACACCTGGCCCTGAGCATGGGCACCAAGCTGGCGATGATCGGCCTGCGTTTACTGCGCAACGTGTTACTGGCGCGGATCCTTGGGCCGAGCGAACGTGGTTTGTTTGCCTTACTCAGCACCCTGCCGGATTTGATCAGTGCCGCCACCAGTGGCGGCTTGAATTCGGCGGTGGGCTACCAAGCGGCCAAACAACGCCCGATGGGGGTGTTGTTGAGTCAGGTGCTGGTGTTCGGGTGTGTGCTGGCGGCGCTGTTGACCTTATTAGTGGTCGCGCTGGTACGCGATTTCGGCAGCGAACTGGACATCACCGTGCAACTGGGTTTGTTGGCTTGGCTGTTGTTGTTGGCAGTGCCGCTCACCGTGCTCAAAAGCGGCTTGCTGACCTTGCATAATGCCTCCGGTGGTGTGGTGGCGTTCAATGCCTTGCGCCTGGTGGAATCCCTGGCGCCGCTCCTGTTGTTCCTGGCGTTGTTCTGGATGTGGAAAAGCGCTGCCCTGGAAGCGGCGTTGATCAGTTGGCTGGCGGGCATCAGCTTGGTGGTGCTGGCGGGCTGGGTGTGGCTCAAGCGCAATCAGCCGCTGACCCTGCAATGGGACCGCGCCAGACAGAACGAACTGCTGCGCTACAGCGCGCGCAGCCATCCGGACCTGCTCTTCCAGCAAGTGATTCTGCGTTCCGATTACCTGTTTATCGGCGCCCTGCTCGGCAGCACCGCGCTGGGTCACTACGCCATGGCCAGTGCCGCCGCCGAGTTGCTGCTGATCGTTCCCGAGGCGGTGACCACACCGCTGATGAAACGCCTGCTGCAGCAGGAAGAAGGTATCGATAAAATTACGCCGCTGGCCCTGCGCCTGACCGCGACGGTGATGCTCGGTGCTTGTTTGACCATGGCGGTGATCGGTCAATGGCTGATCGTCACGCTATTTGGCACGGCTTACCAACCGGCCTATCCGGCCCTGCTGGCGCTACTGCCAGGCCTGCTGGGCCTGTGCTATGCGAGCATCCTGCGGCTGGACCTGCTGGGCAAGAATCGTCCCGGTACCCTCTCGTTATTGATGGGCCTCGCCGCGTTACTTAACCTGGCCCTGAACCTGGCGCTGATTCCGGCTTACGGCATCGTCGGCGCCGCTGCCGCTTCATCCATCGCCTACCTGGCCGTGACCGTTGCGCTGCTGCTGATGTATTGCCGCTTGAGCGGCGTACCGGTCTGGCAAACCCTGATTATTCTGCCCAGCGACGTCGCACCGATGTTGCAGATGCTGCACCGGAAGTCGGCATGAAACGCCTGGCGCTGCTGTTGAGCCTGGGCTTTGCCCTCGATGCTCACGCGGCGTCCATGCGCTGGGCCGATATCCGCGATGGCAGCCTGTATTTGCAAACGGATCGCCCCGATACCCTGAGCATCCGTTGGGTCCCGGCGTGGCAAGCGCAGGCCAACGAAGAACACCTCTATCTGCTCGATGGCCAAGGCAAACTCCAGGGCGAGCGTTTGATTGAGGCCAACGAAACCCAAGGCAGTCAGCGCTGGCCTTTAGCGCCAGGGGCCGCCAGTGTCCAGTTGGACATTCCCGGCTACAGCTTCCGCCGCTACACCGTCGAACACGACGAACAGACCGTGGCGTTGTTCGCTCCGGCCAAAGTACATTTCAGCGCCGAAACCCGAGACGGCGATACGCTGTTTTTTAAGGTGGCGCCGGGAGAACACGCGGTACTCGCCGGTAAATTCCACGGCGGCGTCAGTGCCCTGCAAGCGGAGCGAGTGGGCGACGGTCAACAAGTGTCTCTGAACCTCAATCCTTACCGTGCCTATTGGCAGTTCGATCAGCTCGCGTTGCCCGTTAGTCAGGGCGAACAAGTGTGGCGCCTACGCCTGCAAGGCAACGGCAAAGTGGCGTTTTGGCTCGACGGCACGGCCAACCTGTTCGCACAGAATCAGCAACAACTTAAACCGCTACGCAAAGACGACGGCCAGACCCAGTTGATTCTGCACCAGGATGTCCTCGGCAGAACGCCGAACCTGGGCGTAGCGTTGCCCTACGTCATGCCACCGCCCACCAGTTTCGCCGTGCTCGATGCGCTCAACCCAAGGGCGGCCAGCTATTACAGTTTCGTCGACGTCACTGCGAAGAACCCGCACTTCGAAGACGCGTTCCGCCAGGTGTATCAAGACCGCTTCGGCATCAATCAGGACATCACCTTGTTGGCGGGCAGTCAGCGTCAGGCCGATCTAAGGGCCGACACGATGAGCACTGCCGGACTCGACGCCTGGCTCGCCGCGACCCGAAAACTGGGCGGTAAAGGCACGCACTACATCGGTTTTGCTGACGAGCCGAACCTCAATTACCCCAGCTATGCCGACTATCAGGCGATTTTCAACAGCATGGCCCGGCAGGTGCGCAGCAATCCGGCTAACGCCAAAGCGGGCATTCGCATCGCCATGCCCGCCAGTTCACGGCTGGTCAACGGCCCGTTCGCCGACAATGCCGCCGACAAGCGCGGCATCGACTGGGCCCGGCGCTTGCTGGCGGAATCTGGCGATCAGGTGGATGCGCTAGCCTGGCACGAGTGGATGATCCGCGACCTGCTGGCGACTCGGGTCTACCGCGACAGCGTGCGGCGCGCGGCAGAACTGGTGGGCCTCGACGCCCGAGGTCGGCCGCGCAAAGCGTTGCTATTGGACCAAACTAACCTGTCCAGTGGTTCGAGCCTGAGCCCTTACGACCAGGACACTCACTATGCCTCGCTGTGGTGGGCCTCGGTCGCAATCAACTCGGCTCAGGACGGTCTGCTGGAGATGCTCAACTGGTTCCAGGCCGCCGATGAACCGAACTACCCTAAAGGTATGATTCAGGTGCTGGCGGGGGATCGCTTTGAACTCAAACCCGTGGGCCTGGCCCAGCAATTTATTCAACAGCATTGGCTGGGCAATGTACTGCGGCTAGACAACGACGCCTTTGAAGTCGACGTGCTGGCGATGGCTACCGATCTGCAACGCAGTCTGCTGGGTGTCAACAAAGGTACGCGGTTGCAGCACGTGGAGCTGACCGGGGCGGCGTGCCCACTGACCCAAGGTTCTTTGCGCTATTTCGGCGCCGACAACCGCAGTCGCGACGCGCCCTATCACTGCCAGAACGGGCGAATACATTTCGAGTTACCGGGGGAAACCCTGTTCGCCCTGAGCTGGAACGCTTCATAAATGGCCATCAAATACTTGGCCTCGCGTTATGTCACTCCATCCACGGCCAGCGCCGTCAGGAGAAAACGTCATGAATGGGTTACTGAAACTTCGCGATCACATCAGACAAAAAGGCCTGCGCGCCACTGTTCATAACCTGTGGAAGCACTATGTGTTTTATCACTGGGAGCTGTTATGGATGGAGCGCGACCTGGTCAGCCCGGTGCCGCCGCACAACCTTAAGCCCTACCCCCCGTTGCGCCGGCAAACCATCACCGAGCAAAACGCCGGGGCGTTCGCTCGCTACTTCGGCGACCGCGTCGAAACCATGGCCGAGTTAGCCCGCGAGGGTTACACCGGGCACATGCACCTGGACGATCAGGGCGATGCCGTCGCCTTCATCTGGGGCGCCGCCCGCAACTACCACGACAAGCACTACTACGGCTGCTGGTTCCCGGTGAAAGTCGGCGAGTTCTTCGAGTTCGGCGGCGAACTGACCCGGGCCTACTGGGGCACCACGCTCTCGGTGGACCTGCAACTGGAACTGTGGAAAGCCATGCAAGCCCAAGGCTGCAACAAAGTGGTGGACGTCTGCGAGTTCCACAATGTCCCGGCGCTCAAACTGCACCTGCGCATGGGGTATACCGAACAGGGAAGGATCATGAATGTGTACGGGTTGTTCGGACGCTGGCGTTTCTACCGTGAAACCCGTTAC is a window of Pseudomonas sp. DC1.2 DNA encoding:
- a CDS encoding lipopolysaccharide biosynthesis protein translates to MSRSHYLKHLALSMGTKLAMIGLRLLRNVLLARILGPSERGLFALLSTLPDLISAATSGGLNSAVGYQAAKQRPMGVLLSQVLVFGCVLAALLTLLVVALVRDFGSELDITVQLGLLAWLLLLAVPLTVLKSGLLTLHNASGGVVAFNALRLVESLAPLLLFLALFWMWKSAALEAALISWLAGISLVVLAGWVWLKRNQPLTLQWDRARQNELLRYSARSHPDLLFQQVILRSDYLFIGALLGSTALGHYAMASAAAELLLIVPEAVTTPLMKRLLQQEEGIDKITPLALRLTATVMLGACLTMAVIGQWLIVTLFGTAYQPAYPALLALLPGLLGLCYASILRLDLLGKNRPGTLSLLMGLAALLNLALNLALIPAYGIVGAAAASSIAYLAVTVALLLMYCRLSGVPVWQTLIILPSDVAPMLQMLHRKSA
- a CDS encoding glycosyltransferase family 2 protein yields the protein MSRISIVIPMFNESRHIARTLRSLERAADAAGLECELIVVDNGSNDEGPQIARQFGAQVLILPGLSIGALRNRGASLARGDWLAFIDADIEMPENWLTLLLELESTAHADIFALDLHTPAEAPWFAKAWQLRTLRPTSHTLHPTQWLPSANLLMRREWFLRVDGFDDSLRTGEDKEFTMRLSDAGARLLAVNESVALHWGYENSWREWMGKEMWRQGSHLQLLRTHGVNLRLLRFPMLSIGAWVLDFMAICALADGLLHCAVLLLLLTSLPPLVLSLRQSLKHHDIRLTLQLWSLHALRLHLAGVALMLSLCHWNARRPARG
- a CDS encoding N-acetyltransferase, whose amino-acid sequence is MNGLLKLRDHIRQKGLRATVHNLWKHYVFYHWELLWMERDLVSPVPPHNLKPYPPLRRQTITEQNAGAFARYFGDRVETMAELAREGYTGHMHLDDQGDAVAFIWGAARNYHDKHYYGCWFPVKVGEFFEFGGELTRAYWGTTLSVDLQLELWKAMQAQGCNKVVDVCEFHNVPALKLHLRMGYTEQGRIMNVYGLFGRWRFYRETRYSGSRLDALRKPSRPAVPASAT
- a CDS encoding O-antigen ligase family protein; translation: MIFPLSIVSLLALTCLSLLASPYPFLAPGAVLGLAGVALLYKKPTWGLLGIIALVPFEGFFKDSALSATKFFGASLALILMLQLALRQIPSERLRSNIWRYLVWFMVLYLLSFINSDDLGMSAGHLRELSVGLILFVITLLIGRELNLELFARLVTLSVTMTCVMAMFSSKYQDQGRAAGLLEDPNAFALLIAFAVPMGLLLLIRSPNLIHRLFWGGCCLLLLGGMTKTESRSGLVVLFLSLLIGAWHYRAQLPRIRPRHLGFAMLGLAIVIPLAIYAMPAGYIARIQSLSVLSAGAKGHDDESLGRRASYIVVGTQMIRENPLLGSGPGTFPLHYATTGYAKAFSANRKVGDLYRRAHNTYLEIFSELGIPAGLLFVGMLALGLYNLMCARRAWLLRRNGEQADLMTHLGMSFLALTLFLMFLSAPNQKYVWIMLALSSILRLKAQEAPLPEVKA
- a CDS encoding glycosyltransferase, coding for MAEYIFWLCLLLPAYAYLGYPLLLTLLTPLFAKRQYGPAAPLNISIVIAAHNEARHIEHKLRSLLAQDYQCASLQIILASDGSTDDTVACAYKVIDPRISVIDLPRQGKAATLNTGVALSTGDILVFTDADNQWSRETLGHLLAPLNDPQVGACAGHMLIPVTGKGLSIGDSLYRHYEGWLRRVENRTGCMVSADGALLALRRELFQNVPAQVNDDFFISTCAPVAFKRIIYVPEAQVIDHGVDDADKQFRRRLRVTVGGLQSLAQRRELLNPRRHGLYAIALISHKLIRRLAPILLLPLLLSNFWLWGAHGFYRLSLVAQLLGYAVAIAGLLDSQHRLPKPFRLAAFVLVTLAGMSIGLWQFLRGRRYSQWNPEQNR
- a CDS encoding polysaccharide deacetylase family protein; translation: MPIKQLLKRTSGWLYLNSPVGRHQLQGAGVILMLHRVLANDRAADLPHRNELCVGPEAFENLLLWLKKHFECVPLMDILQPAALRSERPKVALTFDDGWRDNASNAFPLLHKHQVPASIFLSTDFIGSRQRFWWESLGETLWESHGKKARTHLIECLHQAGRPLPVLLDDLDLNRRSLALLCYLQSLKTLAPEVLDQLSSECPKESQPQALDWQQVRALEASGLVRFGAHGASHAILTGLDDQRLDEELSRSSDALLNGCNQPLPVYCYPNGDHDARVRQHVAAHNFPFALGTGTGIYRGNDDPLALPRFGVSQRTARNPQLLSWRIYRGSRP